From the genome of Sphingobacterium sp. UGAL515B_05:
AAACACTCGGGCGCATTTCTTCTTTGTATTGCAATAAAGAGCGGTTAAGGAATTTTTCAAGACGTTCTTGTCCTCCAGCCTGTTGGGACATATGGCGAAGGCGTGCATTGAGGTTGTCATCAACTTCCGTCTCGGTTACATCGATGGAGTCAATTACGGCTTGTTGAGATAATAATTTTTGGACAATTAACTGTTCCAATATACCATCTTTATAGTTTTCATCTGGTTTATTCCCTTGCGCTAACCATTGAGAATATTGCATATCCACGTCGGACTGTAAGATAATGCCCGATCCAACCGTTGCGACAACGCGATCAATAACTTGACGTTGCGCAAGACTGGCCTGAATTGATGCAAACAGCAATAAAAACAATATATAAATGTTTTTTTTCATCCGTATAAATTATTTATGATATTTATGAGTGATCTTCATTTGTATAAATGAACTTCTTCCACTCGGTTATTTGTCCATGATTTATTTTTTTGTCACAAGCATTCACGCTGCCTTCGGCGGTATGCGTAGTAATTGTGTTCAATATATACTTTTTTGAACAACAGCACAAAATTATCAGATTATATGAATTATTCGTACTTTTATTTAACAATATTTTTGTATTCCCAATATTTTAAATGGGTGATTTTAGAATTGTTAAAATTGATGTGCTAAAATACGCATTTGCCTATTAGAAAGGACGGTTTTAACCAAATTTAACAAGTCTATTGACGATATTTACACCTGTAAAATGGAGGGGTTTTTAGATCCTCACACGAGGAATGAATGGAGGAATTTAATCGGGGTCCCGTATAATTTAGAAACAAACTTGATGTAATGGTCTCATTCAACAAATGAGTATCTACATTTATAAAATAATTTCAATGAAAAAAGCATTTATTTATTTGATGACAATTTTACCGCTGGCTAGTTTTGCGCAACAGATTCCTATGTTTGTGGGCACATATACGAGCAAAACCGCGAGCAAAGGCATCTATATTTATAATTTTGATGTTAAAACTGGTGAAACAACTTTGTCGAGCACGCAAGAAAGTAAAGATCCATCCTTTTTGGCGCGAAATAATAACTTTATTTATGCGGTTAATGAGGTTCCAAATCAAGAGGGCACTGTTTCTGCCTATTCTTTTAAGGACGGTCATTTAACTTTTTTAAATTCACTTCCTTCCGGAGGAGAGTCGCCATGTTTTGTTGAGGTACATCCTAAGGGTAACTTGCTCGCCGTGGCAAATTATACAGGCGGATCTGCGGCTCTGTTTGACTTGGAAAGTAATGGTGTTTTAAGCAAAAGAGCACGCTTAATACAACACGAGGGTAAGGGGGTGGACCCCGTACGCCAAGAAAAACCACATGTGCACTCTACGTTTTTCTCCAGTAAAGGGGATAAGTTGTACGTTCAAGACCTCGGTCTGGACGAGATCTCTATCTTTGCGGTCAATAAATCAGGAAATACCTATAGCCTAGCTGATGAATCAGAAGATATCTTTACGCCTGCTGGAGGTGGTCCGAGACATATCATATTTGATAAGAAAGAGAAATTCCTGTATGTTGTATTGGAAATGACCGGTCAAATAGCATCGTATAAGAAAGATGGTGATGCATGGATGTATCAAAGTACTTTTGAAATCAATCCAGAAGGTTTTAAAGGGAATAATGGTGGTGCGGATATTAAGATGTCGGCTGATGGCAAATTTCTGTATGCAACCAATCGTGGCGATGCCAATACAATCGCTACTTTTTCGGTGGAGAAGGATGGGGAACTGAAGAAGCTTTCCAATCTTTCGGTAAAAGGTAAAGGACCGCGCAATTTCAACCTCTCTCCGGATGGTAAGTACCTTTTGGTAGCAAATCAGTATACCAACAACATTGTTTTGTTTAGCCGGGATGCTAAAACGGGTTTGTTAACCGATACTGGGAAAGAAATTGCTGTACCATCGCCTGTTTGTGTTATATTCTAATCAAGACCAGAAATCCGAATAAGAAAAGAAGATTTTTAAGAAAAATAGTACACGTTTTTCTTAAAAATCTTCTTTTCTGCAATCTAATTCACCTTCCTTTTCAAGGTCATTTAAGGTGGTTCCCTTCCATGTTTTTACCCGCTGGATATAGGCCGCCCTACCAATCATGTGTGCCGCGACTGGCGCAGTGAGGATTAGGAAAAATCCAATGGCTATAGCCTTGGTCGTTACGGACACATCCGGGAAGGTCATGGCTGCACAAATGAGCAATAGCCCGACACCCAATGTTGCTGCTTTTACGGTAACTGAAAGGCGTAAATAAAAATCGGGCATCCGCAAGATGCCAATAGATGCAAATAGTATGGCCAATGCCCCGATGGTACTGAGAATGGCTAAAGTAATATCAATCATCTTTGCTTTGTTTTTCTAAATAAAATGAAAATGCGATCGTACCAAGAAATGCGATAAGCGCCAAGATCATGGCAATGTCTAAAAACACCTCCTGGGAAGTTCGTATACTATAAACGGTAATAATGCCGATTCCAATGGTGATAATAAGGTCTAAGGCGATTACACGATCAAATATCTGAGGGCCCTTATACAGCCGAATAAAAGCCAATATGACTGAAATAGTCAAGATCGGAAGGATCACATAGTCAAAATAGCTATTTAAAGTCATCTTAAGAGTTCTAAAAGTCTTCGTTCAACATTATTTTTAAGAGTAGAAACAAATTGTTCCTTGCTTTTCATGTACATGACGTGAATAAAGAGCGTTTTCTTATCTTCACTTACGTCGAGGATAAGTGTGCCGGGTGTCAACGAGATAAAGGTTGAAAGCAGGTTAATTTCCAAATCGGTTTTTGCATCCATGGGATACTTGACAATCGCAGGTTTGATAAAAAACTTGGGGGTTATTACGTCGTATGCAACCTGCACATTGGCGACAATCATTTCCCACAGGAAAAAAAGAATAAAACTCAAGGTTTTGGGGACCCGATAAAAGTAGCGTTGATCTACTTCATTCCTGTTCATAAGCCAGAGGATACCAAATCCCAACATAAAGCCGAATAGGAAGTTGGTGTAATACATCGATCCCGTCAAAGCGACCCAGATGAAGGATAACATGAGGTTCATTAAAAACTGTTTTATCATATCATTTCTGCCCTCCTAATACAGCGTTTATGTAAGGTGATGGATCCAATAATTGTGTCGCGATTTGATCCGCAACATGGATGATAGCTTCGGCATTGAGTCCAATATAGAGAGACGCAGACGCCAAAATAACAACTGGAAGTATGAGCATTGTTCTCTTATAGCCGATCATACCCGCAAATTTATCGTCAATGATTTCCGGATCAGGCGCATCTTTCCAGAATACCTGCGCCCACATTTTAGCGATGACAAACAAGGTGATAAAGCTGCCGATAATCAGGGCTCCCGCGAAAGCATATTTTTCTAACTGGAAAGCGTCTTTGAAAAGATATATTTTTGGCCAAAAGCCCGATAGTGGTGGAATGCCCACCAATGAAAATAGAACAATGGCAAAAAGTAATGAAATCTTTGGATATTGGGCATAAAGTCCACCCAGTTTGGTCATATCCATGGTGCCGCGGAGTTGTCGTATAACACCAGCGATGAGGAATAAGTTCGTTTTGACCATGATATCATGGATCAGGTAAAATACTGCGCCTAATAAAGCCCATTTGCTATATAAGCCCAATCCGCCAATCATAAAACCAATATGACAAACGATCAAATAAGAAAACAACCTTCGGATATTGGTTTTGATCAGTGCGCCAAAAGCACCCGTCAGAATAGTCAATATGGCTAAGACGATAAGCAGTTCCTTGGTAAAATGATTGGGAATAAATAGTAAGGAAAATACGCGGAACAAGGCGTAAATCCCAACCTTGGTCAATAAGCCTCCAAATGTCGCTGCTACGGCCGAAGGTGGCGTATGGTAAGAGGACGGTAACCAAAAATAGAGTGGAAATACGGCGGATTTAATTCCGAAACCGATCAGGAAAAATGTTGCTGTAATTTCTACTAATGCCTGATTTTGTATTTTAGGAATACGGAGGGCCAGGTCGGCCATGTTTAACGAGCCTGAAATGCCATAAAGAATGCCTATTCCTGTTAAGAAAAATGTGGAAGCCAGAATATTCATGGCCATATATTTTACGGCACCTTCCAATTGGGATTTTCTGCCCCCCAAAGTCATCAATACAAAAGAGGAAATAATAATAACTTCAAACCATACATACAGATTGAAGATGTCACCGGTTAGAAAAGCCCCATTGAGCCCCATCATCAAAAAGTGAAAGATCGGGAAGTAACCGTAGAGAATACGCTGGCGCCCTACGCCGACACAGGAAAAGATGGAGACCGCCAGCCCTGCGATTGAAGTTAGGAGTACAAGGGTACTGCTGAAAAGATCGGCAACAAAGACAATTCCAAAAGGAGCTTTCCAATTGGCCGCATTCATGGTCAAAATACCACCATCGTAAACCTTGAAGAATAGTTTAAAGGCAAGAATGAGTGCGAGCAAGCTTCCACCGACACTCAGAAAACGTTGTGCGGTGGATTTGCGCCAAAACATTAGTTGGACAATAGCAATAAATAAATGCACGATAATCGTGGCTATAATGTGGTTGTCTATCATATATCTTCTTCCTCAGGCGTGTTCAAATCATCCAGATCATCAGTACCAAGCAATGCATATACACGCTTGAGTAAAACGATGGCAAAGGAGGTTAGGCCAAAGCTGATCACGATGGCCGTTAAAATAAGTGCTTGCGGAATCGGGTCCGCATAAATATCGGTGAATACCTTCAGATCGGGTCCAATGATAGGTGGTTTACCTTTAATAATGTTTCCCAATAAGAAGATCAAAATATTGGTACCATTGCCCAGTAACATAATCCCCAGCAACAGTTTCACCATGCTTCGACGCAAGATGAGGTATATTCCGGCAGCATAAAGGATGCCGATCAATAACACGAGTATCAGTTCCATTATTCTTCTTCAGTAGTTAAAGCAATTGTAAATAAAATCGTCAGGACGACACCGATGACAACAAAGTATACACCAAGGTCAAAAAATAAGGCCGTTCCTATCATCCCGATAACGGGAATTTTCTCTTCCAGCCAAAGCCCGGTCATGACAGGGTAGCCAAAAAATGCAGGTAAGAACATGCTTATGGCCGAAATCCCCAATCCTATGGGAATAAGTGACAAGGGTTTGTACTGAATCAGTTTCATGGTATTTTGAGGGCCAAAGGCAAAACTATGCAACACAAAGGCAATCGAAGCAACTAAGCCGCCAACGAAACCTCCGCCTGGGTAATAATGCCCCCTGAGTAGAAGGAACACCGAGAAAAGTAAAAGTATCGGTAATAAATACCGCGTAGCGGTCTGTAATATTGTACTGTTCATTTGTTACTATTTAGCAAGGAGCTATTAGCTCATTTGTGCATAACCTTTAACTATCATTATTCTTTATCCGAAGATTTTAAACGTAATTTTAATAAGCTGTATACCCCTAATGCAGCAATACTCAATACCACAATTTCAAACATGGTGTCAAAACCTCTGAAATCGACAAGCAATACATTGACAACATTTTTTCCTTTAGCAAGCACATAAGCATAATCGCCATAGAAATCACTGATATTGGTTGTCGTTGGTTCATGGAGTACACGCAGTGCAACCATGGATAGCAGAATGCCAAAAACGATAGCGACCACGGCGTCGCGAATGATGGTGCGTCGGTTGGCCAAATTCAGGAAAGAGGGGAGCTTAAAGAGTACCAATACGAAGAGTACCACCGTGAGTGTATCGATGGTGAATTGCGTCATCGCTAGATCTGGGGCACTGTAAAATACGAAAATAAGACATATGGCATAACCTACAACACTGGTGGCTACTACGGCAGTTAAACGGGATGAGGTGCGGATGGTAAGTACAATGGCACCGACCAAAATGCAGACTGTGGTGACTTCGTAGAAACTCACTGGCGATAGGGTTTCCCATTTGATATGGAGTGGTCCCCCCAGGTATAACTGGTAGGCGATCAATAATTCGGCAAATAAGATAATTTTCAACAGATACGAACGCAAATAGCCGTTGTGCATTTTGTTGGTGAAGAAAGTAGAGAACAAAACAATTTCCTGCGCACATAATTGAATGATATATTCAGGAGAAATCTTATTGAAATTTGCAATCCAAGCCAATTTTTTCTCGCTGGGCCTGTTTGCGAAATAAAGTAAGGTGCCAGCAGCAATTGTAATAGCGCTTAATAGGAGGATTAAATTAAAGCCATGCCAGATTTTCAGGTGAAATGTTTCCGGTTTTGCGAGTATACTTGTTGCGGTAGGTCCGGCAATCCATTCGCCGACAAGTCCTGGGATGCATCCAAAGACAACTCCTAATATAGCTAAAAGTAAAGGTGGGATCCACATGGCTTTATAGGGCAGGTGGATTGTATTAAATTGCTCGGGCAGCTTACCCATAAAAGGTTTGATACCGGCCATAAATCCGGCAGAGACCAAGAGTATATTTGTTATTACTGCAGCGACGGTCAAATAGAGAAATAAATCGGGTGTGGCATGCAGTGTTGCCTCGTAAATCAGATCCTTTCCAATAAATCCAAATGTAAGTGGAATACCGGCACTGGAAAGTGCCGCTAGGAAACCAGCGATAGCGACAGGCATTAATACCTTGCGTAGCCCCCGCAAGACTGTAAGATCCCGCGTTCCGGTTTCATGGTCTATAATCCCCGTAATCAAGAATAAAGCGGCTTTATATAAGGCATGTACTAGTATAAAGACACTTGCTGCAATAATGGCGTCCTTTGTGCCGAGGCCCAATAAGAAAACCAAAATACCTAGTGCGGATATCGTTGAGTAGGCAAGAACTCCCTTTAAGTCGGTTCTGAAAAGGGAATGGAATGCGGCATAAAGCATCGTGAAGCCACCAATGGCCATGAGAGAATACATCCAGATTGGGTTGCCCCCAAGTATTGGTGAAAAACGGGCCAAAAGGTAGATTCCGGCCTTCACCATGGTTGCGGAATGTAAGTAGGCCGATACAGGCGTTGGCGCTTTCATGGCACCGGGTAGCCAAAAATGAAAAGGAAATTGTGCCGATTTCGTAATAGCACCAAGTGCTACGAGGCCAAAGACCAGCGGGAACAATGGATGCTGCTGAATGAGTGATACTTTACCAATGAGTGCCGTAATATGATAGGTGCCGGCAATATTACCGAGTAAAATAAAACCTGCCAGAAGGAAAAAGCCGCCCAAACCGGTAATAGATAACGCGGTCAATGCGCTTTTTCGTGAGTCCTTGTTGTCATTGTTAAATCCTATGAGAAAAAACGAACTGATCGAGGTCAGTTCCCAGAAGATAAACAGTAATAACATATTGTCCGACAGGACAAGTCCCAGCATCGCCGACATAAATAGACAGAGGTAGCCAAAGAATCGATCGATATACCGATGCCCTTTAAGATAGGCATTGGCGTAGAAAAAGATGCAAGCTCCGATTCCAGTAATCAATAAGGAAAAAAGTAATGATAGTCCATCTAATTTAAAATCCAGATTGATACCTAAAGAGGGTACCCATGACGTCGACTGTACGAAATAGGAGCCTTGACTAATTGGTACAATATATTGCGTAAAGTATAGAAATAGAAGTACCGGTAAGAATGCGAGAATAAAACCCCATTTGGTTTTAAGGAATCGACCAAATGGAACAATAAGGCTCGATGTTATTAATCCTGATAGAACAGTAAATAGCATTTAGTCTTTGTTTTAATTTTTTATTGAAGTGTTTGTTTTACTTGTCAATAAGAACCTTCTACAGTTCATCGTTGCCAACGCTTATATAGCGATGAAGGTTTTTTGAAAGTTTACAATATAGTAAAAAAAAGCGGAAAATGGTGTTTTTTCAGCTGTTTTTCCTATGAATAAATGATAAAAACAGGGATTTTGTTTTGACTTGAGAATAAATTTTTAATGAGAGAATAAGCTTGTAAAAAAGGGCCAAGAGAAGTTAATTTATTGGGAAATAGAATTTTTAAGCCCAGACATTAATATTTTATGTAATAAAAATGTTAAATTTTGTTAAACAATATTAAAAAACTCTATCTTAGAGTAGTTAATCAGCCGCCAAGGACTGTTTCTAATCAATTTTGTTATACCCGTTGGAATTATGGGCTCTGAAGAGAAGTTATTTAGAAGGTATTATAAAAATTTATGCCACTTTGCATGGAAATTTGTGGGAGAATCTTCCGTTGCAGAAGATTTGGTACAGGAAGCTTTTATAACATTCTTTAAGGAGCAACAACGAATGGATGAGTCGGAAACGTTTGTACGAAACTATTTATATACTGCCGTGCGATTTTCTTGTCTGAAGCATTTAAGACATGAAAAAGTAAAAGAAAAGTATTGGACCCGAGTAAAGTTCAATGAGGAAGATGCGCATTCTGTTGAACTGTCCGTGATTCATACCGAAGTGATCAATGAAGTCTATCGAATTATCGCCGAAATGCCTACTGCGTGTCAGCAAATTTTTAAGATGGGCTATTTAGAAGGCTTGTCGAATCTTGAAATTACCGAAAAACTTCAGATCAGCGTAAATACCGTTAAAACGCAAAAACAACGAGGCATGAAGATTTTACTGGATAAGCTGCATCCCGAATTTTTACCCCTTGTTATTTTTTTATTAAAATAATTTTAATTTCTTGTCACCCTTGACGATTCTATAGGGTTTCTAACCTATGGATATGAAAGCTAATACCAATTACATAGCCAAACTCATCAATAAGTTACTTCGTGGTCAAGAAACCATGACGGAGCGTAATGCTATTGAGCAGTGGCGGAAATCGGACAAAACTAACGATGATTTGCTAGAAAGCTTTCGGGACGCAAAAAATATTGAGGAGGATCTTATCTTTTTGGACAATTTGGATGAAGATCGTGCTTGGCATAAAATTCAACATGTTTCCGCTAAAGCAAAGAGAAATTATAGACCATTTCTTCGTGCGGCAGCCATTCTCGTGATATTGCTGGGAACAGCGCTCTTTTATATCCTTCAGCAGAAAGGGAGAGTTTTAGAGAAAGTAGCAATTGTACATCCTGTAAAAGGGGATATTTCACCGGCGCAATCTGGAGCTTTACTCGTCCTGGCGGATGGATCGATTATGCCTTTGGAGAAATCTAACAAAGCTGTTGATCCGAAAATAGTTGCCTTAACACATAAAGATAGTGTTGATCAACTGAATAATCCGAAAGCAGAGACTCGAATACAATTTAATACGCTGGTTGTTCCCAAAGGGAATTTTTATAAATTAAATTTAGAAGATGGTACTCAGGTTTGGGTAAATGCCAACTCTCAGCTTAAATTTCCTGTAAAGTTTAAAGAAAATGAGCGTCGCGTTATCTTGGAGGGGGAGGCTTACTTCGAGGTCGCTCATGATGCTGAGCGTCCTTTTGTTGTGGAATCTAGAGGAAGCGAAGTGAAGGTGTTGGGGACGCATTTCAATATTAACGCTTATAGTAGTAATGTCCGTACGACATTATCCTCGGGAAGGGTTCAAGTTAGCCATTCAGGAAATGTTATTGTTCTTGAGCCCGGAGAGTATGCGAATCTCAAAGATGACCTTCTCAGCAAAGGGAAGGCAGACTTAGATCACGATCTTTCCTGGCATAATAATCAGTTTTATTTTAAGAAAGAAACGATTGTAGAGATTGCCTCTACACTATCTAAATGGTACGATGTTCAGGTTCGATTTAAAAAAGATGTGGCGCTGGATAAGGTGTATAATGGTAATTTTAAACGCGATGTTAAGCTGTCCGAAGTTTTGGAAATGTTGACTTACGTCTGTGATTTGAAATTTGAGCTTCAAGGAAAAGAATTAATTGTCGAAAACAAATAAAAAGGAGTGTTTATGTAAGAAAAATAATACCTAACCTAAAGGTCTTACATAAAAAGTAGAACAGGAATGTTGCAGCATCCCTGTTCCGAAATGATCAAAAGGCCTAGAAATTTTTAAAGCGAATTAAGTAAACCCAATTAACCACAAAAAGTAAATGTATGAATAACTTACCATTTGGCAAAACGTGGCGACTGATACCTCATGACCCACGGTTTTGTAAACCTTTACGTATTATGAAAATTAGTACCTGCCTTCTTTTCGCCTTTGTGACCGGAGTTCAAGCCAATGGCCTTGCACAGAAAGTTACTTTGAAGATGAAAAATGCAAGAATTGAAGAAGCATTGAATGCGATTTCCAAACAATCCAATTTGCAATTATTTTATGGGGAGAATGTTGATTCTAAGGTGAGGGTCAATGTGAACTTAAAAAATGCTTCAGTAGAAGAAGCATTGAATTCTGTCCTACGCAACAATCATATAGACTATAAGATTATAGCAAATACGATTTCAGTTAATGGCGAGGAAGGCATTCGTTCGGATCGAAATGCGCTGCAACAGGGTATTTCTGGAACTGTTAAGAGTCAGGACGGAAAAGGGTTGAGCGGAGCGACAGTAACCGTAAAAGGAACCTCTATTTCAACACAGACTGACGACTTGGGCCATTTTAAAATCAATGCTTCTACATCGGCTGTTTTGGTTGTACGGTATGTAGGATTTGGCACACGGGAAGTCTCTATGGAGGGTAAGTCAACCGTAAATATTACACTTACAGCTAATGATTTAAAATTAGACGAAGTCAACGTGGTTGCGACTGGATATCAGAATCTTGATCGTAAGTTTTTCACGGGTGCATCCACGAAAATTGATGCGAAAGAAGCCGAACGAGCTGGGGTTCCTGATGTTTCCCGGATGTTGGAAGGCCAAGCAGCGGGTGTCTCTGTTCAAAACGTATCTGGGACATTTGGTGCAGCACCAAAAATTCGGGTACGGGGCGCAACCTCATTAACTGGGGATAATAAACCTTTATGGGTAATTGATGGTGTCATCCTAGATGAGGCTGTCAATATCTCCAACGAAGCATTGTCTACAGGAGACGCAAATACACTTTTAGGCTCTTCTGTAGCTGGGCTAAATCCCGACGACATCGAATCGATTACCGTTTTGAAAGATGCTGCCGCAACTGCGATGTATGGTGCTGCTGCGATGAATGGCGTGGTCGTCGTGAATACAAAAAAAGGTAAAAATACAGATGGGCAGGTACATTTTAATTATTCCGGAAACTTTACGACTTATATTAAACCCAACTATAATCAATTCGATATAATGAATTCTGCTGAGCAGATGCAGTTGGTAATTGATATGGAAAACAAAGGTTATCTCAATCACTCTCAGGTTTCGAGAGCAGGAACAGGAGGGGTATTTACCAAAATGTATAATCTCATGTATGAGTATGATCCAAACACCGATTCTTTCAAACTCAGAAATGATGCTCCTTCTCGCTATAATTTTTTACAACGTTATGCAAACGTGAATACAGATTGGTTTGACTTATTGTTTAGAAATAGTTTTGTACATGACCATTCGTTGAGTATGAGTACTGGGACTGCAAAGGCACAGACCTATGCTTCAACGAGTTTTATGAATGACCCCGGTTATACGCTTGGTAATCAGGCAAAACGTTTTACGGCTAATATCCGTAATAACTATAAAATCAATGATAAATTGAGTACAGAGTTTATTTTTCAGGGAAATATTCGTGATCAACGTACGCCTGGAACTCTAAATCGTAACTCCGATGCCGTTTATGGTAGTTATTCCCGGGACTTTGACATTAACCCATATTCCTATGCGCTAAATACCAGTCGTATTATTACACCGTACGATGAAAATGGTGACTTAGAGTATTTCACGCGAGATTATGCACCATTTAATATCTTCAATGAACTTGATAATAACTATATCAAACTAAAATTGATGGATATTAAAGTTCAGGCTGGTTTAACGTATAAGATTTTGCCCTCTTTGACCTATTCAGCAACCGGAATGTATCGTTATTATAATTCTGAAAGGCAACATATGATCACGGAGAATGCCAACCTTTCTAAAGCCTATCGGGCAAATCAAGACCAAACTGTCAATAGCGGAAATCGCTTTCTCTATGCTGATCCCGATTTTCCAAATACCGATAAATATGTTATTCTTCCCAATGGGGGATTTTTTAATGTTGCCAATAACAATATGATTAGTTATTATATGCGGCATAATTTAGAATTCAACAAAAAGTGGAATGACCATACCATGAACTTGTTTGGAACCTATGAACTCCAATATGCGGATAAGCAGAGCCACGATTTTAATGGGCCAGGAATCGAATATGGAAATGGCAATCTGGTTTTACCTGCCTATCGGTATTATAAAAAACAGATTGAATCTGGCGATTCACCATTTGCGATGAACTATACTTATGACCGCAAATTAGCTTATGCATTGCGCGGCGCTTATAATTATAAAGATAAATACTCATTTAACTTTACAACACGTTATGACGGAGCCAATAAAATGGGGCGGACGAATGTTGCAAGGTGGTTACCGACCTGGAACGTATCGGCAGCATGGGATATCGATCAAGAGAATTTCTTTAATAGAGATAATAAGATCTTGTCACGTGCTAGGTTAAGGGGAACTTATGGTCTGGTTGCTAATATGGGGAATGCTTCCAATTCTTCGGCTGTTTTCTATAATGCTATTACTTATAGACCTTACGACGGAGAAAAAGAAGGCAAGATTAGTATAAGTGGCCTAGAAAACTCCGAGCTAACCTGGGAGAAAATGTACGAACTTAATATTGGTACAGATTTAGGATTCTTGAACGATCGAATCGATCTGAACTTTGATTATTACCGGCGTAATATATTTGATTTAATTGGGCCAATTCGTACTTCAGGGATTGGTGGACAATTTGAGAAATTAGCAAACTACGCTGATATGAAAGGTCATGGGGTTGATATTCAGGTTGGCGGATATCCATTTAAAGACCCGAATGGTTTTACTTGGCGTACACAGCTTACACTTGGTTTTAACAAAACGAAAATTACCAAATTAAATGTAACTCGCAATATCTGGGATTTGATTTCCGGCGAGGGTGGAGCAATGGTCGGCAAACCTCATAGAGGTTTGTATTCTCTGGACTTTGATAAATTGGCCGCCAATGGAGGTTATCCGACTTATATCGGTACAGATGGTACTCCGGGTGAAACTTATTTCTGGTTTCAGGACAATCAAACGGAGTTTCTTAAATATGAAGGTCCTGTGGATCCGACGCTTGCCGGAGGTTACTACAACCGATTGGAATATAAGAACTTTAGTTTTTCCTTTTTGTTGAAGTTTGGTTTGGGCAATATGGTTCGTCTACAGCCTAATTATTCTCCTGTGTATCTAGATATGTATAATGTATCAAGGGAACTGATCAATCGTTTTATTTACAAAGGCGACGAATATTTAACAGTAATTCCTTCTACACTCGATGGGTTAACTGCAGAATTTGATGTCCAGAATGCTGCCGGTAACCGTACGGCATCTGTTTATTCTTATAATGCTTACAATTATTCATCAGAACGTGTAGCAAAAGGTGATTATCTACGTTTATCGCAAATTTCCGTGGGATATAATATTCCCAAATCTGTTGTCAGTAAAATTAAATTTAGAACTGCGCAAGTAAATTTGGTGGGGAATAACCTATGGTTGATTTATTCAGATAAAAAATTAAATGGAGTCGATCCTGAGTTCTATAACAATGGAGGGGTAGCCTTACCCGTTCCGAAGCAAGTAACTCTATCTGTAAAATTG
Proteins encoded in this window:
- a CDS encoding lactonase family protein gives rise to the protein MKKAFIYLMTILPLASFAQQIPMFVGTYTSKTASKGIYIYNFDVKTGETTLSSTQESKDPSFLARNNNFIYAVNEVPNQEGTVSAYSFKDGHLTFLNSLPSGGESPCFVEVHPKGNLLAVANYTGGSAALFDLESNGVLSKRARLIQHEGKGVDPVRQEKPHVHSTFFSSKGDKLYVQDLGLDEISIFAVNKSGNTYSLADESEDIFTPAGGGPRHIIFDKKEKFLYVVLEMTGQIASYKKDGDAWMYQSTFEINPEGFKGNNGGADIKMSADGKFLYATNRGDANTIATFSVEKDGELKKLSNLSVKGKGPRNFNLSPDGKYLLVANQYTNNIVLFSRDAKTGLLTDTGKEIAVPSPVCVIF
- the mnhG gene encoding monovalent cation/H(+) antiporter subunit G; amino-acid sequence: MIDITLAILSTIGALAILFASIGILRMPDFYLRLSVTVKAATLGVGLLLICAAMTFPDVSVTTKAIAIGFFLILTAPVAAHMIGRAAYIQRVKTWKGTTLNDLEKEGELDCRKEDF
- a CDS encoding monovalent cation/H+ antiporter complex subunit F — translated: MTLNSYFDYVILPILTISVILAFIRLYKGPQIFDRVIALDLIITIGIGIITVYSIRTSQEVFLDIAMILALIAFLGTIAFSFYLEKQSKDD
- a CDS encoding Na+/H+ antiporter subunit E produces the protein MNLMLSFIWVALTGSMYYTNFLFGFMLGFGILWLMNRNEVDQRYFYRVPKTLSFILFFLWEMIVANVQVAYDVITPKFFIKPAIVKYPMDAKTDLEINLLSTFISLTPGTLILDVSEDKKTLFIHVMYMKSKEQFVSTLKNNVERRLLELLR
- a CDS encoding proton-conducting transporter membrane subunit, encoding MIDNHIIATIIVHLFIAIVQLMFWRKSTAQRFLSVGGSLLALILAFKLFFKVYDGGILTMNAANWKAPFGIVFVADLFSSTLVLLTSIAGLAVSIFSCVGVGRQRILYGYFPIFHFLMMGLNGAFLTGDIFNLYVWFEVIIISSFVLMTLGGRKSQLEGAVKYMAMNILASTFFLTGIGILYGISGSLNMADLALRIPKIQNQALVEITATFFLIGFGIKSAVFPLYFWLPSSYHTPPSAVAATFGGLLTKVGIYALFRVFSLLFIPNHFTKELLIVLAILTILTGAFGALIKTNIRRLFSYLIVCHIGFMIGGLGLYSKWALLGAVFYLIHDIMVKTNLFLIAGVIRQLRGTMDMTKLGGLYAQYPKISLLFAIVLFSLVGIPPLSGFWPKIYLFKDAFQLEKYAFAGALIIGSFITLFVIAKMWAQVFWKDAPDPEIIDDKFAGMIGYKRTMLILPVVILASASLYIGLNAEAIIHVADQIATQLLDPSPYINAVLGGQK
- a CDS encoding Na+/H+ antiporter subunit C yields the protein MELILVLLIGILYAAGIYLILRRSMVKLLLGIMLLGNGTNILIFLLGNIIKGKPPIIGPDLKVFTDIYADPIPQALILTAIVISFGLTSFAIVLLKRVYALLGTDDLDDLNTPEEEDI
- a CDS encoding Na+/H+ antiporter subunit B codes for the protein MNSTILQTATRYLLPILLLFSVFLLLRGHYYPGGGFVGGLVASIAFVLHSFAFGPQNTMKLIQYKPLSLIPIGLGISAISMFLPAFFGYPVMTGLWLEEKIPVIGMIGTALFFDLGVYFVVIGVVLTILFTIALTTEEE